One Natrinema halophilum genomic window carries:
- a CDS encoding gas vesicle protein K, translated as MTAIDVGDGEDARDGLMTLVVTVVEILIDALEREAVRRMESGNLTDEEIERLGGQLATIEAEIERLKRDEGIEDGVDDLRGDLDGLVTDAIEQFHGEGTAARKPGYSVFGGEDE; from the coding sequence GTGACGGCGATCGACGTCGGCGACGGCGAGGACGCTCGCGACGGACTGATGACGCTGGTCGTCACCGTCGTCGAGATTCTGATTGACGCCCTCGAGCGTGAGGCGGTTCGTCGGATGGAGTCGGGGAACCTCACGGACGAGGAGATCGAACGACTCGGAGGCCAACTCGCGACGATCGAGGCCGAGATCGAACGCCTCAAGAGAGACGAGGGGATCGAAGACGGTGTCGACGACCTCAGAGGCGATCTGGACGGGCTGGTCACCGACGCGATCGAACAGTTTCACGGCGAGGGCACCGCCGCTCGCAAACCCGGCTACTCGGTGTTCGGAGGTGAGGATGAATGA